In the genome of Lysobacter sp. 5GHs7-4, the window CCGTACCCAGCCCTCGACGATGCGCGCGGTGCAGCCGCGCGCCTGCGCCGTCGGCGCGGCGCCGAGCGCCGCGGCGAGAACCAGGAGCGGGGCCAGAACGTGGACGGCGGTGCGGTAACGGAGCGGCTTCATCGGCCTATGATAGCGCCTGAAGTTTCCGCCCCGAATCGCCGTATCAACGCCGCCGCGCAGGAGCGCCCATGAGCCTAGTCACCGCCACCACCCACGGCGAGATCGTCGAACTGCAACTGGCGCGCGCGCCGGTCAACGCGCTCAATCCCAGCCTGTGCACGGACCTGCGCGACGCGCTGGGCCGGGCGATCGCCGACGGCGCCCAGGGCGTCGTCCTGTCGGGCGGCCCCAAAGTGTTTTCGGCCGGCCTGGACGTGCCGCACCTGCTGTCGCTGGGCGAGGACCGCCATGCCCTGATGGCGGCCTGGCAGGCCTTCTTCGACACCGCGCTGGCGTTGGCCGCCAGCCCGATCCCGGTGGTCGCCGCGCTGGCCGGTCACGCCCCGGCCGGCGGCTGCGTGCTGGCGCTGTGCTGCGACTACCGCGTCATGGCGTCGGGCCCGTTCCGCATCGGCCTCAACGAAACCCAGGTCGGCCTGGTCGCGCCGGAAGGCATCCAGCGCCTGATGCGGCGCGTGGTCGGCGCCTACCGCGCCGAGCGTTTGCTGGTCGCGGGCGAGATGCTGGACGCCGAACAGGCGCTGCAGGCGGGCCTGGTCGACGAGCTGACCGAGATCGACAACGTCGCCACCCGCGCCCGCGTGTGGCTGGAACAGCTGCTGGCGCTGCCGCGCCAGGCGGTGCTGCAGACGCGCGCTATCGCGCGCGCCGACATCATCGAGGCGCTGCAGCCCGAGCACATTCGTCTGCAGCACTTCATCGAGGCGTGGTATCAGCCGTCGACGCAGGACGCACTTAAGGCGCTGATCGCGCGGCTGGGCAAGTGAGGCGCGCGCTCGCCGCGTTGCTGCTGAGTGTTGCCGGCACAGCAACTGCCGCGCCCGCCGCGCCCGACGGCGACGCCCGTCTGATCGGCGACTGGGTGCTGTGCGAAGACCCGGACGGATCGCCTTCGGACCAATTGCGCTTCGGCGACGACGGGTCGGGCAAGGTGATACGCGATCAGAGCGAGGTCGCGTTCGTCTATACCCTGAGCGACGGCAAAGTGTCTGTGCTCGTGCAAACGGGCGGCCGGCTGGTACCGATCACGCTGACGCCCTCGTTCGCGCCGCAAGACGAGCGGCTGTCGCTGTACGACGAACGCACCGGCAATACCGCGTATTACGTGCGCGCCGAGCGCGCCGCAACGGCTGGATGCAGCGCGAAGTAAATTCGTAGGGGGCGGTGATAACCGCACCGGCGCGTGGGCTGGAGGGTGCGATGGTGCGGTTCGCCTTCGCTCACCGCACCCTACGCTCGAGATGTTTGCCAGATCGCCTGCGTGGCTACGACAAAGCAAATCCCCCTCAATCCCCCTTTTTCAAAGGGGGAAGACAATCAAGGGGCGAAGCAGAGCTCGTAGGGTGCGGTGATAACCGCACCGGCGCGTGGGTCCGGAGGGTGCGATGGCGCGGTTCGCGTTCGCTCACCGCACCCTACCGAACTACGACGCTGGGTAGCTTCAGGATCCGTTGGCGGAGAACCTGTCGGACCGCTTGCGTAGACGCTGCAAAGCAAATCCCCCTCAATGCAAAGCAAATCCCCCTCAATCCCCATTTTCCAAGGGGGAAGACAAGCAAGGGCGAAGCAGAGGCTGGGGCTGGGTTTCAGGCTTCGCCGGTTGCGATCGGGCGCGAGGGATCGTCGATCCAGCCGCTCCACGAGCCCATGAACAAACCCGCGCCCTGCAGGCCCGCGTGTTCCATCGCCAGCAGGTGATGGCAGGCGGTCACGCCGGAGCCGCACATCACCGCCGTATGTTCCGGCGCGTAGTCGCCCATCACCGCGGCGAAACCCTGCGCGAGCTCGTCGCTGGGCTTGAAGCGGCCGTCGCGCAGGTTCTGCGCATACGGAAGATTGCGCGCGCCCGGGACATGGCCGGCGACGCGGTCCAGCGGTTCGACCTCGCCGCGGAATCGTTCCGCCGCGCGTGCGTCGATCAGCAGCTTGCCGGCGTCCAGATGCGCGCGCACGGCGTCGGCATCGAGCAGGCGACGCTGGTCGAAACTGCCCGGATATTGGCTGGGCGTCGGCACGGGCCGTTCGGCATCGCTGGGCAGCCCCAGCGCGCTCCAGCGCTGCCAACCGCCGTCGAGCACGGCCACGCGGCGGTGGCCGAGCAGACGCAGCAAAGCCCACACGCGCGCCGCCGCCAGCGCGCCGTCGCCATGGTCGTAAGCCACGACCTGATGCTCGGGCGTGACGCCCCAGCGCTGCAGCACCGCGGTGAAATCGGCCGCGTCCGGCCACGGATGGCGGCCGGCGTTGCGCTTGCGGTGATCGGACAGATCGCGATCCAGGTGGGCGTAGCGCGCGCCGGGAATATGCGCCTGCGCATACGCCGCCTCGCCCGCGTCCGGATCGGCAAGACCGGCGCGCGCGTCGATCACGATCAGATCCTCGCGCCCCAGCTGCGCGGCCAGATCCTCGGCCGACACCAACGTGGTCCAGTCGCTCATACGATCGCCTCCAGGCGTTGCCGCAGGTTCAACAGCATCGACGCGGTCGCGCCCCAGATGCGCTGGTCCGGATAGCGGAACTCCAGCACCTGACGCGCGCGGCCGCGGTAGTCCAGCGTGTGCGTGGCCAGGTTGGCCGGATCCATCAGATAGGCCAGCGACACCTCGAACACGTCCGCGACTTCGTTCGGGTCCGGCCGCGCCACGTAATCGCGGTCGATCGTCGCCACCACCGGCAGCACGCGGTAACCGGTGATGGTGGCCAAGGGATCCAGGTAGCCCAGCGGCGCGATCTGCGCCGGCGCCAGGCCGATCTCCTCGCCGGTCTCGCGAATGGCCGCGGCGACCGCGTCGCTATCGGTGGTTTCGATGCGGCCGCCAGGGAAGCTCACCTGGCCGCCATGCTGGCGCAAGGCATCGGTGCGCCGCGTGAGCAGCACGCGGGTGCCGTCCGCGCGCGGCACCAGGCCCACCAGCACCGCGGCGCGCGCCGGTTCGGCGGCCTCGGGCAGCAGGCCCTGCAGTTCGTCCAGGTTCCAGGCGTCGCCCGTGGGCTCGCGTGTCAGCGGATACAGCGCCTCGCCGATGCGCGGATAATCGCGGGGATAGTCGGACAGCGCGCTCACCGGCGCCGCGACTCGCGCTCGGGCAGCACGTGTTCCATCAGGCGTAAACGTTCGTCGTCGTTCATCTGCGACCAGCGCGCGATCTCGGACGTGGTGCGATGGCAGCCTTCGCACAGGCCTTGCTCGTCCAGCGAGCAAACGCCGATGCAGGGACTGAGCACCGCCCGGAATTGGAAAGTCATTTCACCGCACCACCAAGCCGCGCGTCCACGCGCGGCCGTCAACGCGGCCCGCGGGCCGCAACGCACCGGCCGGAGCCGGGTTCCACGCCCGACGGCGGAGCCGGCGGGTGATTCGTAAGGCTATCCCGGCCGGGCCGGCGGATCGCTAAAAAAAAGTTGCGCCGGCAGGGCCGGCGCAACCTTTACAACCCGAACCGCTTACTTGGTGCTGATCAGCTTGATTTCGAACTGCACCGCCACGTTCGGCGGGAACGGCGTGCGCGGGTCGGCGCCGTAGGCCTGGGCCGGCGGCAGCGTCACTTCCCACTTCGAGCCGGTCGGCATCTGCAGCAGCACTTCGCGCATCGCCGCCATCTCGATCTCGCTGACCTTGATGGCCGGGATCGCCTGCGCCGGACGCGCCTGCGCCGGACGCTCGCCCCAGGCGTAGGGCCCGGCGACTTCCAGCTGCACGGTGTTGGCCTGGGTCGGCTTGGCGCCGGTGCCCGCTTCGATCACGCGGTACTGCACGCCGCTGGGCAGGGTCTTGACGCCGGCCTTGGCCTTGTTCTGGGCCAGGTAACCGTCGCTCTTGGTCTTGTTGGCGGCGGCGGCCTTGTCCCACTCGGCCTTGGCCTTGGCCTGCTGGCGCTGCTGCATGTTCTGCACGGCGGTGCGCAGCTGGTCGACGGCGACCGCCGGCTCCTTCTTGCCGTAACCGTCCTGCAGACCCTTGATGATGGTGTTCACATCGACCTGCTCGCCGCTTTCGACGGCGTTGCGGCCCAGGTCGTAGCCCAGCGCATAGCTCAGCTTGCCTTTCTCGGACGAAGTGTCCTGCGCGACGGCGTTGCCGGCGGTCAGAGCCAGGGCCGCGACGGCGGCAGCAATCAAACGCAACTTCATTCGTTGGAATCTCCGGTAATGACACGGGGCGGATAAGACCGCCCCGACGATAAGGTCCATCGGGTCGTAAGCGCCCAGATGGACGGGGTAGGATAGCGGCCGCAAGGCTTAACCGCCACTGACATCCCGGGCTATGACCCCGCGAACGCGCCGGAGTTCCGTCGCCGCGGCGGCCCTGCCCGCCCCATTCCCTGCCCGGCCACCCATTCATATGTCCTCATCTCCCCTGCTGACCAGCGATCGCGGCGCCGTACGCGTGATCGCCGTCAACCGCCCCGACAAGCTGAACGCCCTGAACGCCGACACCCTGGACGCGCTGCTGCAGGCCTTCGAGGCCGCCGCCGCCGACCCGGCGGTGCGCTGCGTGGTCCTGACCGGCAGCGGCCCCAAGGCCTTCGTGGCGGGCGCCGACATCTCCGAAATGAACGGCCTGACCCCGGTCCAGGGCCGCGATTTCTCGCTGCGCGGGCAGAAGCTGATGCGCCGGATCGAGAAAATGCCCAAGCCGGTGATCGCGATGGTCAACGGCTTCGCCCTCGGCGGTGGCCTGGAACTGGCGATGGGCTGCCACCTGCGCATCGCCGCCGACAGCGCCAAGGTCGGCCAGCCGGAAATCAACCTCGGCCTGATCCCCGGCTTCGGCGGCACCCAGCGCCTGCTGCGCCTGGCCGGCCGCGCCGCGACCTTGGAGCTGTGCCTGGTCGGCACGCCGATCGACGCCGAGCGCGCGCGTCAGCTGGGCATCGTCAATCGCGTGGTGCCCGCGGCCGAACTGGAAGCGGAAACCTTCAAGCTCGCCGATCAGCTGGCCGCGTCCGCGCCGCTGGCGTTGCGCGGCGTGCTCGACTGCATCGCGGTCGGCGGCGAATGCGGCATCGAGGAAGGCCTGGAATACGAGACCGCGCAGTTCGGCCTGATGTTCGCCACCGACGACATGCGCGAAGGCACCGGCGCGTTCCTGGAACGCCGCAAGCCGGTGTTCTCCGGCACGTGAGCGCGGCGGCGCCCTGCCGCTGCGGTTGCGCGCAAGCGAGCGCGGTCCACACGATCGTCGCCGCATTGGCGGACGACGACGTGGACAGCGCGCTCGCGCTGGGCCTGCTCGACAGCCCCTCCTGTGCAAGCTGCACGCCGGAATGCACGGCGATGCTGATCGCCGCGCGCGATGCGCGGCGCGATGCGCTGGCCGCACGTGCGCGTTATCGCGCGCGCAATGCGCGGCTGGCGCAACGCGCGCAGGAACGCGCGGCGCAGCGCACGGGCGCACGCCCGGCGACCGAAGCGGTCGCGCAAGCCGGCGCGGTACCGACGACGCGTCCGGCGCTGCCTTCCGCCGCGGCCGCCGCGCTGGCGCGCGCCAAAGCCAAGGCCGCGGAGCGCAGCAAGCCGTGACGCCCTCGGACAAACGCAAGCCAGCGGCTGCGACGCGCGGCGCCGGCAAGAAGCCCAGCGCAACCGCCAAGCCGGCCGCCAAGCCCAAGACGAAAACGGCCAGACGAACCGCCCGCCTCGGTCCGACCGAGGCCGAGGAGATGTTCGCGCGGCTCAAGGCGCTCAATCCGCATCCGAAGACCGAGCTCGAATACAGCAGCCCGTTCGAGTTGCTGGTGGCAGTGGCGCTGTCGGCGCAGGCCACCGACGTCGGCGTCAACAAGGCCACGCGCAAGCTGTTCCCGGTCGCCAACACGCCGCAGGCGATCGCCGCGCTCGGCGTCGAGGGACTCAAGCCCTACATCGCCACGATCGGGCTGTACAACACCAAGGCCGCCAACGTGGTCGCGCTGTCGCAGCGCTTGCTGGACGAGCACGGCGGCGAGGTGCCGCGCGATCGCGCCGCGCTGGAGGCGCTGCCCGGGGTGGGCCGCAAGACCGCCAACGTGGTCCTCAACACCGCCTTCGGCGAGCCGACCATGGCGGTGGACACGCACATCTTCCGCGTCGCCAACCGCACCGGCCTGGCGCCCGGCAAGACCGTGCGCGCGGTCGAGGACGGCCTGCTCAAGGCCGTGCCGGCCGACTACCTGCAGGATGCCCATCACTGGCTGATCCTGCACGGACGTTACGTCTGCAAGGCACGCAAACCCGACTGCCCGCACTGCGCGATCCGCGATCTGTGCCGCTATCCGGGCAAGACCCCAGGCGAGCCGGAGCCCGTCGCCGCTTGATTTGCGGGGGTTGCCGGCCTTGGCGGGATCCCGTTCCGGGCCGTCATCCATCGGTCATGGCAGCGAAATAAGTCAGTCCTGTCATATTTACGCAACTTTCACACCCTAGCCTGCGCGGCATCCAACCACGCCCTAGGGCTTAGCCATGAAACTCTCCCGCAGCACCCTGTCCGTCGCGCTGCTCGCCGCGCTCGTCGCGCCGGCCGCGCATGCTGAAGTCGCCCTCGATGTCATCGGTAACTCCGAAGTCAGCTTCGAAGGCCTGCTCCAGGCCGACTACTACAGCTACGGCAACGACCTGAAGAACCTCAACGTCGACGCCCCGGACGGCTCCGATTCGGACAACGAGCTGCGCCGCGCCGAGCTGGTGCTGAAGGGCAAGGGCCCGGGCAACTTCGAGTGGGTGCTGGGTTACGACGCCAAGGACGACAAGTTCCTCGACGCCAACGTCAAGTACAAGTTCGGCAACAACGCCAACCACTTCATCCAGGTCGGCCAGTTCAAGCAGCCCAACAGCATGGAAGAGCTGTCGTCGACGAAGAACAACGACTTCGTCGCCAAGGGTTCGATCACCAACACCTTCGGCATCGCCCGCCGCGTCGGCGTCGGCTACTACTACGGCGACGTCAACTGGGGCGTCAACGCCACCTACTTCAGCCGCGAGCTGACCCGCAACCGCAAGCACGGCAACGGCTTCGGCCTGCGCGGCACCTGGGCGCCGATCCTCGACGCCGGCAACATCCTGCACTTCGGCCTGTCGCACGTGGACTACGACGCCGACCTGGGCGGCACCGCGGCGCTCAACACCGGCGACACCGTGTCCTTCAGCGCGCGTCCGCTGGCCGACATCTCGCAGACCCTGGTCAGCACCGGCAACATCACCCGCTCCGACCGCGTCGCCACCACCGGCGTCGAAGGCCTGTGGGTGCGCGGCCCGTTCAAGCTGCAGGGCGAGTACATGAAGACCAGCGTCAAGCGCTACGGCACGGCGCAGGACGTGGACTTCGACGGCGGCTACATCAGCGGCCTGTGGAACATCACCGGCGAAACCTGGACCTACAAGTCCGGCGCCCCGGTCACCGGCCTGCCGGACAACCCCGCCTCGGGCATGTGGCAGCTGGGCCTGCGCTACGACACCATCGACCTCAACGACGGCAGCGGCAACGTCACCACCGGCGCGACCACCGGCGTGCTCGGCGGCGAGCAGGACGCGTGGACCCTGGGCGTGAACTGGTACTGGCGTTCGAACTTCAAGTTCATGCTGAACTACGTCAAGGTCGACAGCAGCAAGTGGGTCGGCGGCACCACCCGTCGCTACGTCGACGACAACCCGAACATCACCGAAGTCCGCATGCAGTTCTACTGGTAAGCGGTAGCGCTACTCTCTCCCCCTCTCTGGCTGTACGTTTGCAAATCGCTTCGGGGCGCGGCTTTGCCGCGCCCCTTTTTGCTTGCGCGCCCTCAGCCGCAGGACCGCTCGCCGCCCGCGCACCCCGTCGATCCGCGCCTCTCGTGTCGGCCAGATGTCGGATGTAACCGACCTGTCACACAACCGACCTAGCGCTGTCATCGAACCGTTATGAAATGCGCCCCGAGCGGGCCAATGCCCGTCGTCTCTCTCCAGGAGCCCTCCGTGTTCAAGTCCATCCGCTTCCGCCTGGCCGCACTCGCGCTCGCGTCTGCGTTCGTCGTCAACGCTCAGGCCGCCGACGTCACCGGCGCCGGCGCGTCGTTCGTGTTTCCCATCATGTCCAAGTGGTCGGCCGATTACGCCAAGGCCACCCAGAAGAAGGTCAACTACCAGTCGATCGGTTCCGGCGGCGGTATCGCCCAGATCAAGGCCGCGACGGTGGACTTCGGTTCCTCCGACGCCCCGCTCAAGCCCGACGAGCTGGCCAAGTTCGGCCTGGCGCAGTTCCCGTCGGTGATCGGCGGCGTAGTGCCGGTGATCAACGTCCCGGGCGTGGCCTCGGGCGCGATGAAGCTCGACGGCGCCACCCTGGCCAACATCTTCCTCGGCAAGATCACGATGTGGAACGATCCGGCCATCGTCGCCCTCAACGGCGGCGTGCAGCTGCCGGCCAAGAAGATCACCGTCGTGCATCGTTCGGACGGTTCGGGCACCACCTTCAACTTCGTCAACTACCTGTCCAAGGTCAGCCCGGAGTGGAAGAGCTCGGTCGGCGAAGGCACCGCGGTCAAGTGGCCGGTCGGCATCGGCGGTAAGGGCAACGAAGGCGTGGCCGCCTACGTCAAGCAGATCCAGGGCGGCATCGGCTACGTCGAGCTGTCCTATGCGCTGCAGAACAAGATGGCCTACTCGCGCCTGAAGAACGCCGCCGGCAACTACGTGCTGCCCAGCGACGAGACCTTCTCGGCCGCCGCCGCCAGCGCCGACTGGGCCAACGCCAAGGACTTCTACCTGGTGATGACCAACGCCCCGGGCGAGAAGTCCTGGCCGATCACCGCCACCAACTTCATCCTGATGTACAAGCAGCCCAAGAACGCCGCTGGCGCCAAGAACGCCAAGGAATTCTTCCGCTGGGCCTACGCCAATGGCGACGCTCAGGCCAAGGCGCTGGATTACGTGCCGCTGCCGCCGGCACTGGTGCAGCAGATCGAGGCGTACTGGACGGCGAACATGAACTACTGATCCTTTGCGGATCGGGTTGCACGGGACGGGCCTTCGGGCCCGTTCTGCGTTTTGGGGGCGGCCTTCGGCCCTCCCCCCCCCTCTCCCGCGAGCGGGAGAGGGGCCAGCTGCGAGCTTGGTGCCTGAGGCGTCCCTGGACCGTCCCACCCCACTCGCCGCCCCACCCAGCCTTTCACTACAAATTCGTTACCGAACGATGTCATAGCGCTGTAACAAAAAGATCATCAAATGGCGCAGCCCCGCCGGCGAGTCTCGTCGGCACCTTCTTGGAGTTGCGCATGAAATCCTCGCCGGCCCGTATCGCCGCCCTGTCCCTCGCCCTGACCCTGGCCGTGGCCGCGTGCAAGCCCGGCGCCGACGCTCCCAAGGCAGGCGCCGATCAGGCCGCCACGACCGCCGCCCCGGCGGCCGGCGACAAGAGCACCGCGCTGATCACCGGCGCCGGCGCGACCTTCATCTATCCGCTGCTGTCGAAGTGGTCGGACGACTACCACAAGGCCACCGGCGCCAAGGTCAACTACCAGTCGATCGGCTCCGGCGGCGGCATCGCCCAGATCAAGGCCGGTACCGTCGACTTCGGCTCCTCCGACAAGCCGCTGGCGGCCGACGAACTCGCCGCCGCGGGCCTGGGCCAGTTCCCGTCGGCGATCGGCGGCGTGGTGCCGGTGGTCAACATCGACGGCATCGAGCCCGGCAAGCTGCGCCTGACCGGCGCGCTGCTGGCCGACATCTTCCTCGGCGACGTCAAGACCTGGAACGACCCGGCGATCGCCGCGCTCAATCCGGGCACGGCGCTGCCGGCGACCAAGATCAACATCGTCCACCGTTCCGACGGTTCGGGCACCACCTTCAACTTCGTCAATTACCTGTCCAAGGTCAGCCCGTCGTGGAAGAGCAAGGTCGGCGAAGGCACCTCGGTGCAGTGGCCGGGCGGCGTCGGCGGCAAGGGCAACGAGGGCGTGGCGTCGTACGTGAAGCAGATCAAGGGTTCGATCGGCTACGTCGAGCTGTCGTACGCGCTGCAGAACAAGATGGGCTACACCCAGCTGCAGAACGCGGCCGGCAACTTCGTCCAGCCCAACGCGCAGAGCTTCCAGGCCGCCGCCGCGGGCGCCGACTGGGCCGGCGCCAAGGACTTCAACCTGGTGATCACCAATGCCAGCGGCGCCGACGCCTGGCCGATCACCGCGACCAATTTCATTCTGATGTACAAGCAGCCCAAGGACGCCAAGCACAGCGCCGACACGCTGGCGTTCTTCAAGTGGGCCTTCGAGAACGGCCAGGCCCAGGCCGCCTCGCTGGATTACGTGCCGCTGCCGCCGGAGCTGGTGAAGCAGGTCGAGGCGTACTGGGCGGCGGAGTTTAAGTGACGCATCGGCCCGTGCCCGCTCTGCGGGCACGGCTTTGCCGATGCGTCGTCCCCGCGAAAGGGAGGATCCAGTGCCTTCAGCACGAAGCTCCATGAAAGATCCGTCGCGATGAAGCTCTGGATTCCCGCCTACGCGGAAATGACGAGCAGAGCAACAGCAATAGCGACAGCGAAAAACACAGCAAGCGCGCAAGCAACAGACGCACCACCGCACCACCCCCGACCGCAGGCCCAGACGGATCCCGCCCCGCAATGAACGCGACCGCCCTCCCCGCCGTACCGCTCGCGCGCGATCATGCCGACGCGCGCAACGATCGTCTGTTCCGCTACGTCCTCACCGCCACCGTCGTCTTCGTGCTGATCGCGCTGGCCGGCGCGGCGCTGTCGATGCTGTGGGGCGGGCGCGCCGTGCTCGCCAAGGAAGGCATCGACTTCTTCATCACCGCCGAATGGAATCCGGTGGAAGACCAGTACGGCGCGCTGGTGCCGATTTACGGCACCATCGTCACCGCGATCATCGCCATGATCATCGCCGTGCCGGTCAGCTTCGGCATCGCCTTCTTCCTGACCGAGGTCGCGCCGCGCTGGGCGCGCGGCCCGATCGGCACCGCGATCGAACTGCTGGCCGGCATCCCCTCGATCATCTACGGCATGTGGGGCCTGTTCGTGCTGGTGCCGGTGATGACCGAGTACGTGACCCCGTGGCTCAACGACCACCTCGGCACCTGGCCGGTGATCGGCCCGCTGTTCCAGGGCCCGCCGCTGGGCATCGGCATGCTCACCGCCGGCATCGTGCTGGCGATCATGGTCATCCCCTTCATTTCCTCGGTCATGCGCGAGGTGTTCCTGACCGTGCCGACCCGGCTCAAGGAGTCGGCGTATGCGCTGGGTTCGACCAAGTGGGAAGTCAGCTGGGACATCGTGCTGCCCTACACCCGCTCGGCGGTGATCGGCGGCGTTTTCCTGGGCCTGGGCCGCGCGCTGGGCGAGACCATGGCGGTGGCTTACGTGATCGGCAACAGCGTCAACTTCTCCGCCTCGCTGCTCGAACCCGGCACCACCATCGCCGCCGTCATCGCCAACGACTTCGGCGAAGCCACCGAAACCTACCGCTCGGCCCTGCTGCTGCTGGGCTTCGTGTTGTTCATCGTGACCTTCGTGGTGCTCGCCGCGGCGCGTCTGATGCTGATGCAGCTGTCGCGCAAGGAGGGCAACTGATGGCCGCCGTCACCGCCAAGGAACTGCGCACCGCCGACGCGCTGTATCGCCGTCGCAAGATCGGCAACGCGATCGCGATCGTCGCCGCCTGCGCCGCCGCCGTATTCGGCCTGTTCTTCCTGGGCTGGATCCTGTGGACCCTGGTCGCCAAGGGCCTGGGCGGCATCAACTGGGCGCTGTTCACCCAGATGACGCCGCCGCCGCAGCAGGAAGGCGGCCTGGTCAACGCCTTCTTCGGCAGCGCCGTGATGTGCGTGATCGCGCTGCTGATCGGCACCCCGCTGGGCATCGCCGCCGGCACCTGGCTGGCCGAGTACGGCAACGCGCGCAAGTTCGGCACCGTGGTGCGCTTCGTCAACGACATCCTGCTGTCGGCGCCGTCGATCGTGCTGGGCCTGTTCGTGTACTCGCTGGTGGTGGCGCAGATGGGCCGCTTCTCGGCCGTGGCCGGCGCGCTGGCGCTGGCCTTCATCGTGCTGCCGGTGGTGGTGCGCACCACCGACGAGATGCTGCGGCTGGTGCCCAGCCAGATGCGCGAGGCCGCGCTGTCGCTGGGCGTGCCGCAATGGAAGGTGATCGTGCAGGTGCTGTACCGCAGCGCCTCGGCCGGCATCGTCACCGGCATCCTGCTCGCCCTGGCGCGCAT includes:
- the pstC gene encoding phosphate ABC transporter permease subunit PstC, giving the protein MNATALPAVPLARDHADARNDRLFRYVLTATVVFVLIALAGAALSMLWGGRAVLAKEGIDFFITAEWNPVEDQYGALVPIYGTIVTAIIAMIIAVPVSFGIAFFLTEVAPRWARGPIGTAIELLAGIPSIIYGMWGLFVLVPVMTEYVTPWLNDHLGTWPVIGPLFQGPPLGIGMLTAGIVLAIMVIPFISSVMREVFLTVPTRLKESAYALGSTKWEVSWDIVLPYTRSAVIGGVFLGLGRALGETMAVAYVIGNSVNFSASLLEPGTTIAAVIANDFGEATETYRSALLLLGFVLFIVTFVVLAAARLMLMQLSRKEGN
- the pstA gene encoding phosphate ABC transporter permease PstA — translated: MAAVTAKELRTADALYRRRKIGNAIAIVAACAAAVFGLFFLGWILWTLVAKGLGGINWALFTQMTPPPQQEGGLVNAFFGSAVMCVIALLIGTPLGIAAGTWLAEYGNARKFGTVVRFVNDILLSAPSIVLGLFVYSLVVAQMGRFSAVAGALALAFIVLPVVVRTTDEMLRLVPSQMREAALSLGVPQWKVIVQVLYRSASAGIVTGILLALARISGETAPLLFTALSNQYWSTDIFREMASVPVTMNNFANNPDANWNTIAWAGALVLTCFVLFVSLFARTVILRKRVSHD